A single region of the Solwaraspora sp. WMMD406 genome encodes:
- a CDS encoding DNA polymerase III subunit gamma and tau codes for MALALYRKYRPRTFAEVIGQEHVTEPLSQALRTGRLNHAYLFSGPRGCGKTSSARILARSLNCEQGPTPEPCGKCDSCRALAADGTGSIDVIEIDAASHGGVDDARELRERAFFAPASSRFKIYVIDEAHMVSSAGFNALLKLVEEPPEYVKFIFATTEPEKVLGTIKSRTHHYPFRLIPPGILRPYLEQLCSAEGVKVDPAVFPLVVRAGGGSARDSLSVLDQLIAGAGQEGVSYQRAVALLGVTDSALLDEMCDALAAGDGAAAYATIDRVADAGHDSRRFASDLLERLRDLIVLQQVPDAVTKGLIDGPTDQIERMSAQAERLGPATLSRCADIVHNGLVEMRGTTAPRLLLELVCARMLLPGAEDSTGALLQRLERMERRLAAGVAVAPAPSGPPAPPPAAAPIAAAPAAPMSAPIPPAAPMSASPVSPAPSSEPAPQPVRRPVPAEAVMPDPATPDPAPDPVPAASGTIDAAGVRRVWDDVLGMVSHKSKRAAAVVREATVRDVDGDVLVLTFRHSVHATMLSASPDLLLEAIYEVLGVRWQIRCEVAGGPAGPARGGPPRSGPAQPPPAPSASPASTGGAGSHVAGQPRSNGGPVGQPGASRAGARRPASDDDGSDWPEPARPGGGSSSGAGGPAAANDTSNGNRASTGTSNHTSTGTGGLTGAGRPSAPVGSGLAAARAAAAGRAGTATRAGTAVATPGAAGRGPAGAARPGADGGRSAAGTWSDGSPAEEPPYDPDYDGPVRPGAGSGAAAASPPQTAAYEGFDPGDEPLDEVVDERTARQTSEEQAVQLLRQALGAEKIGETDAR; via the coding sequence GCTCCCTCAACTGCGAGCAAGGCCCCACGCCCGAGCCGTGCGGCAAGTGTGACTCCTGCCGTGCCCTAGCCGCCGACGGCACCGGGTCGATCGACGTCATCGAGATCGACGCGGCCAGCCACGGCGGTGTCGACGACGCCCGCGAACTGCGCGAACGAGCCTTCTTCGCCCCGGCCAGCAGCCGATTCAAGATCTACGTCATCGACGAGGCGCACATGGTCTCGTCGGCCGGCTTCAACGCCCTGCTCAAGCTGGTCGAGGAGCCACCCGAGTATGTCAAGTTCATCTTCGCCACCACCGAGCCGGAAAAGGTCCTCGGCACCATCAAGTCCAGGACCCACCACTACCCGTTCCGGCTGATCCCACCGGGCATTCTGCGGCCGTACCTGGAGCAGCTCTGCTCCGCCGAAGGCGTCAAGGTCGACCCGGCGGTCTTCCCGCTGGTCGTCCGGGCCGGCGGCGGCAGCGCCCGGGACAGCCTGTCGGTGCTCGACCAGCTGATCGCCGGGGCCGGCCAGGAAGGGGTCAGCTATCAGCGTGCCGTCGCGCTGCTCGGAGTCACCGACAGCGCGCTGCTCGACGAGATGTGTGACGCGCTCGCCGCCGGTGACGGTGCCGCCGCGTACGCCACCATCGACCGGGTCGCCGACGCCGGCCACGACTCGCGGCGGTTCGCCTCCGACCTCCTCGAACGGCTGCGGGACCTGATCGTGCTGCAGCAGGTGCCCGACGCCGTGACCAAGGGCCTGATCGACGGCCCGACCGACCAGATCGAGCGGATGTCCGCCCAGGCCGAACGGCTCGGCCCGGCCACCCTGTCGCGCTGCGCCGACATCGTGCACAACGGGCTGGTGGAGATGCGCGGCACCACCGCCCCCCGGCTGCTGTTGGAGCTGGTCTGCGCCCGGATGCTGCTGCCCGGCGCGGAGGACTCGACCGGCGCGTTGCTGCAACGCCTGGAGCGGATGGAACGCCGGCTCGCCGCCGGTGTGGCCGTCGCGCCGGCGCCGTCGGGCCCGCCCGCCCCGCCGCCGGCTGCGGCACCGATTGCTGCCGCGCCGGCTGCGCCGATGTCAGCGCCTATCCCGCCGGCCGCGCCGATGTCAGCGTCGCCGGTGTCTCCCGCGCCGTCGTCCGAGCCGGCACCCCAGCCTGTACGGCGACCCGTGCCGGCCGAAGCGGTCATGCCGGACCCGGCCACCCCGGATCCGGCTCCGGACCCGGTCCCGGCCGCGTCGGGAACCATCGACGCCGCCGGCGTACGGCGTGTCTGGGACGACGTCCTCGGCATGGTCAGCCACAAGAGCAAACGGGCCGCCGCCGTGGTCCGCGAAGCGACCGTACGCGATGTCGACGGCGACGTACTGGTGCTGACCTTCCGGCACAGTGTGCACGCCACGATGCTGTCCGCCTCGCCTGATTTGCTGCTGGAGGCGATCTACGAGGTCCTCGGCGTACGGTGGCAGATCCGCTGCGAGGTCGCCGGCGGCCCGGCCGGCCCGGCGCGGGGCGGACCGCCGCGTTCCGGTCCGGCTCAGCCGCCGCCGGCCCCGTCAGCCTCGCCGGCATCGACCGGTGGAGCCGGCTCCCACGTCGCCGGCCAGCCGAGATCGAACGGCGGCCCGGTCGGGCAGCCGGGGGCGAGCCGAGCCGGTGCCCGTCGACCGGCCAGCGACGACGACGGATCGGACTGGCCTGAGCCGGCCCGTCCCGGCGGCGGATCGTCGAGTGGAGCCGGTGGACCTGCAGCCGCGAACGACACGAGCAACGGCAACCGCGCCAGCACCGGTACCAGCAACCACACCAGCACCGGCACCGGCGGTCTCACCGGTGCCGGTCGACCGTCCGCACCGGTCGGCAGCGGCCTGGCCGCCGCCCGCGCTGCAGCGGCTGGTCGCGCCGGTACGGCGACTCGGGCCGGTACGGCGGTCGCGACGCCGGGTGCGGCGGGACGCGGTCCGGCCGGCGCGGCGCGGCCCGGTGCCGACGGCGGCCGGTCGGCGGCCGGCACCTGGTCGGACGGGTCGCCGGCCGAGGAGCCACCGTACGATCCGGACTACGACGGCCCGGTCCGCCCCGGTGCCGGGTCCGGTGCCGCCGCCGCGTCGCCGCCACAGACGGCGGCGTACGAGGGTTTCGACCCCGGTGACGAGCCACTGGACGAGGTGGTGGACGAGCGGACCGCTCGGCAGACCAGCGAGGAGCAGGCGGTGCAGTTGCTCCGGCAGGCCCTCGGCGCGGAGAAGATCGGCGAGACGGACGCCCGGTGA